The stretch of DNA GATGAATAAAATTCCTGTGTTATTTGGCGAAAGAGATATCTTGAAAACAATTCAGCTGCTGCCCGGTGTACAAACTGCGGGAGAGGGCAATATCGGATTTTATGTGCGAGGAGGGAGCAGTGACCAAAATCTGATACTGCTCGATAATGCAACAGTGTATAACCCTTCTCACCTTTTTGGTTTTTTCTCAACATTCAACTCCGATGCTGTAGATAATATGACTATCTATAAGGGTTCTATGCCTGCCCAATACGGAGGACGGCTATCTTCGACACTCGATGTGAGCATGCGTGATGGTGATTTGAAAAACTATCACATGAATGGAGGCATTGGGTTAATCTCCTCCCGACTTACATTAGAAGGTCCCATACAGAAGGAAAAATCATCTTTTATTGTTTCTGCCAGACGTACTTATGCTGATGCCTTGGCTCGTACGGTCGGTGTAGAGCAGGTAAAAGGGTCGACATTATACTTTTATGACCTGAATGCAAAGCTTACTTACGCTTTGTCGAATAAAGATAAACTGACATTGACAGCTTATCATGGAAAGGACAAGCTCGGTCTTGATCAGATAGCAACAATGGATTGGGGGAATACAATCGCCGCTCTGAAATGGAACCATATCTTTGATTCGAAAAAAGTTTCGACCTCCACTATTTCGTATACCGACTACAAATACAATGTAAGTGTAGACCTCACGACAGGGCTTAATGTTATGTCGCGGATAAGGGATATCAATTTCAATCAGGATTTTGTGTTCTATCCCAACGAAAAGAATTTGATACGCTTCGGCTTCAACTCTATCTATCACCAGATTGTACCCGGAGAATTGGTCAGTAAAGACCCTTCTCAACTAAAAGTATCGCCGTATGCCCATCGTTATTCATGGGAGAATACACTGTATGCCTCTAACGATATGAAGCTTAGCGATAAACTGGAATTTAGTTATGGTGCTAGACTTTCTTCTTTCAGCGTGCTGGGCGGAAGCGACTATTATACTTTCAATGAAGAAGACCAGTCTATAAAGGATACAATTGCCACTAAAAGGGGAGAGTTTCTGAAAACATATTGGAGTATAGAGCCACGACTTTCGGTGGCATATCAGCTAAACGAGTCGTCGTCTATTAAGGCTGCTTATGCGCTTACAAGGCAAAACCTGCATCTGCTCACTACATCGAATATGTCTAGTCCGATTGATCGCTGGATATCGAATACCGATTATATAAAACCCGAAGTGGCGAATCAAGTTTCGTTGGGTTATTTTCGCAACTTCCAGAATAATATTTTTGAGTTTAGTGCAGAGGTGTATTACAAAGATCTGAAAAATCAGATAGATTATAAAGATGGCGCAGATGTAAGGGCTAAAGAAGTTATAGAAACCGAACTCTTGTTTGGTAAAGGAAGAGCCTACGGATTGGAGCTTTTCCTGAAAAAGAAATACGGTCGTTTTAATGGTTGGGTAGGTTATACCCTGTCTCGCAGCGAACGCAAAATAGATAAGATAAATGACGGTAAATGGTATGCAGCCAATCAGGATAGGACGCACGATATTTCTGCTGTCGGTATTTATGAACTGAGCAAAAAGTGGACATTGTCGGCTACGTGGGTTTTTGCTACGGGCAGCCCTATGACATTTCCCTCGGGGAAGTATGTCATCGATGGGCATGCTATATATTATTACGAAGGCAGGAATCATTATAGAGCTCCTTCTTATCATCGGCTCGATTTGGGGGCTATGTGTGTCTTGAAGAAGACAAAGAAATATACATCGGAGCTTTCGTTCGGCTTGTATAATGCATACGCCCGTAAAAATCCTTATATGTTTGGCTTTAGGCAAAACGAAGATGACAGGTCTGCATCAGAGTCGTATATGATTTATTTATTTAGTGTTGTACCCTCAATTTCGTGGAACTTTAAGTTCTGAAAATTATGGTTATTATAAATAGATGTCTTTATATAATTTTTCTTCTCACATTGCTCACGGCATGTGAAGAGGTTGTTCAGCTAGACCTTGCTCAGGCTCCGCCCAGAGATGTAATTGATGCTTCTATAAAAGAAGGGTCACCGTGCTTTGTGCTGTTGACTCAAACAAAAGGTTTTTATGATAAAGAATCTTATAACCGTTTGTCGGGGGCTAAGGTTGAATTGACCGACGATAAAGATAATGCAGATATACTCATAGAAAGCCAGCAGGAAGCCGGTTTTTATATTTCTTCAATTGTAGGCAGGGTAGGGCGTACATATAAATTGAAGGTTACCATAGGAGATAATATTTATACATCAGAGGCTAAAATTCCCAATATCGTACCCATCGATAGCGTTTATATTTATAAGGTTACGGTAGCCAACGAGGCTATTTATTCGCCATGTGTGGTTTTTTATGATCCTGTAGATGTAGAGAATTATTACTATACAACACTCTATGTAAACGAAAAGGCGATGAAATCCTTATACTTAGATAGCGATAAATACCGCAACGGGCTGAAAGTCGAAAATATTCTGCTGTTTGATAAGGAAGATAATAATGACGAAGCACTCAAGGCAGGCGATAAACTAAGAATTGAGATGCAAACATTGGATAAGGGAATGTATACTTTCTACAGATCATTGAGCAGTGTTGCCGCCGGAGGGGGGACCAATCCTCTTACCAATATTGTTGGCGGTGCATTGGGTTGCTTTAAGGCTTACAATTCCGTTTTTGTTAATTATACAGTTACCGAAGACGATATGAATAAATAATAATTTCCGTATCTTTGTTCTCATAGTCTATAAATATTGGTAACTATATGTTTAAATTTCTTGGATTCTTATTACTTATCGGACTTTTCGGTTTCCTTATTTTAGGAATATTTTTGGGCAGGGTTATTCGTTTCTTTGGTCCATCTTCGGATAGGGCTAAGAGTAATCGTCGTCAGACCAATAACAATTCACGGTCGGCTGCTGAGGATACCACTCAAAAGAAATTCTCCAAAAATGAAGGCGAATATGTCAATTACGAAGAAATAAAAGAAGAATAACCAATCGGTTATTCTTCAAAGTTTATTTTTTCATCTATAATATACTCCGGCCTACTTTTTACTTCATCAAAGAGTACCCCGATATACTGTCCCAGCACTCCGATTGTTATTAGTTGTACACCACCAAAGAATATAATTATAATTATCGTAGAAGTCCATCCTGTAATCACATTCGTGAAGCCCAAAAGATGCCCGAGCCACACCCACAATCCATAAATAATTCCGATAAAGAAAGCGATGGAACCCAGACTGATGGATAACATCAAAGGCTTTTTGGAAAAATAAAGAAGAGCTTTTTTTGCGAAAGAGAGCATTTTCTTGAGCGGATATTTTGTTTCTCCGGCAAAGCGTGCGTCTCTGTTGTAATAGAATGGAACTTGCTTGAACCCTATCCAGCTGATAAGTCCACGAATATACTTTCCTTTCTCTTTTAGTCCGTTGAAGGCATTTATTGCCTTTCTGTCTACGAGTCGGAAATCGCCTGTGTCTTCGGGGAATTCTACTTCCGATAGATTATTCATTGTTCTGTAAAAGAGTTTGGCTGTCGCTTTCTTAAAAGCAGTTTCACCCTCTCGTTTTTTCCTTACACAGTAAACAACGCTGGCTTCTTCCTTACGTTGCGTTTCAATGAGATCAGGA from Dysgonomonas mossii encodes:
- a CDS encoding TonB-dependent receptor, producing the protein MKHLFTVIILFTSIAAFSQKKYVFSGKIYSEGDNTPLAGVAIAAKEHTQSAGFSDAAGSFSLQLPSGEYSIIFKLLGYDTKHLKITIDKDLSQDIVLTKDIVSLKEIEVLAVKSDDNVKRVQSGVEKLEIESMNKIPVLFGERDILKTIQLLPGVQTAGEGNIGFYVRGGSSDQNLILLDNATVYNPSHLFGFFSTFNSDAVDNMTIYKGSMPAQYGGRLSSTLDVSMRDGDLKNYHMNGGIGLISSRLTLEGPIQKEKSSFIVSARRTYADALARTVGVEQVKGSTLYFYDLNAKLTYALSNKDKLTLTAYHGKDKLGLDQIATMDWGNTIAALKWNHIFDSKKVSTSTISYTDYKYNVSVDLTTGLNVMSRIRDINFNQDFVFYPNEKNLIRFGFNSIYHQIVPGELVSKDPSQLKVSPYAHRYSWENTLYASNDMKLSDKLEFSYGARLSSFSVLGGSDYYTFNEEDQSIKDTIATKRGEFLKTYWSIEPRLSVAYQLNESSSIKAAYALTRQNLHLLTTSNMSSPIDRWISNTDYIKPEVANQVSLGYFRNFQNNIFEFSAEVYYKDLKNQIDYKDGADVRAKEVIETELLFGKGRAYGLELFLKKKYGRFNGWVGYTLSRSERKIDKINDGKWYAANQDRTHDISAVGIYELSKKWTLSATWVFATGSPMTFPSGKYVIDGHAIYYYEGRNHYRAPSYHRLDLGAMCVLKKTKKYTSELSFGLYNAYARKNPYMFGFRQNEDDRSASESYMIYLFSVVPSISWNFKF
- a CDS encoding DUF4249 family protein, with product MVIINRCLYIIFLLTLLTACEEVVQLDLAQAPPRDVIDASIKEGSPCFVLLTQTKGFYDKESYNRLSGAKVELTDDKDNADILIESQQEAGFYISSIVGRVGRTYKLKVTIGDNIYTSEAKIPNIVPIDSVYIYKVTVANEAIYSPCVVFYDPVDVENYYYTTLYVNEKAMKSLYLDSDKYRNGLKVENILLFDKEDNNDEALKAGDKLRIEMQTLDKGMYTFYRSLSSVAAGGGTNPLTNIVGGALGCFKAYNSVFVNYTVTEDDMNK
- a CDS encoding DUF4834 family protein, which gives rise to MFKFLGFLLLIGLFGFLILGIFLGRVIRFFGPSSDRAKSNRRQTNNNSRSAAEDTTQKKFSKNEGEYVNYEEIKEE
- a CDS encoding glycosyltransferase family 2 protein; translation: MQTLSVIVPCYNEEAVIQEFYRRTKEVLNSLDDVVGYIIFINDGSKDNTRYILDHIASQDDKARVIHFSRNFGHQPAVTAGMNLCKTDLAVIIDADLQDPPELIPDLIETQRKEEASVVYCVRKKREGETAFKKATAKLFYRTMNNLSEVEFPEDTGDFRLVDRKAINAFNGLKEKGKYIRGLISWIGFKQVPFYYNRDARFAGETKYPLKKMLSFAKKALLYFSKKPLMLSISLGSIAFFIGIIYGLWVWLGHLLGFTNVITGWTSTIIIIIFFGGVQLITIGVLGQYIGVLFDEVKSRPEYIIDEKINFEE